A portion of the Achromobacter sp. MFA1 R4 genome contains these proteins:
- a CDS encoding cupin domain-containing protein, whose protein sequence is MSKITKFGLPFIAAAALLGQPAHAASHPASSSARPADPIVTELMAKDLPDIGNKDAVMLIVDYPPGAADPIHRHDAHGFVYVLEGSIVMQVKGGKEVTLTPGQTFYEGPDDIHTVGRNASQTRPAKFLVVLIKKKGAPALTPVQ, encoded by the coding sequence ATGTCAAAGATCACGAAGTTCGGATTGCCCTTTATCGCCGCCGCCGCGCTGCTCGGCCAGCCCGCCCATGCCGCGTCCCATCCCGCGTCATCCTCCGCCAGGCCGGCCGATCCCATCGTCACCGAGCTGATGGCCAAGGACCTGCCGGACATCGGCAATAAGGATGCCGTGATGCTCATCGTCGACTATCCGCCCGGCGCGGCAGACCCGATCCATCGCCACGACGCCCACGGCTTCGTCTATGTGCTGGAAGGCAGCATCGTCATGCAGGTCAAGGGCGGCAAGGAAGTCACCCTGACGCCCGGCCAGACCTTCTACGAAGGCCCGGACGACATCCACACCGTGGGGCGCAACGCCAGCCAGACCCGGCCCGCCAAGTTCCTGGTCGTGCTGATCAAGAAAAAAGGGGCGCCCGCCCTGACTCCGGTTCAATAG
- a CDS encoding carboxymuconolactone decarboxylase family protein, whose translation MTQRINAFAQSPDLFKKLVEFTMLAKSGAIEKSILTLVDIRASQINGCGFCLDMHVKEAKIAGERELRLHHVAIWRESNQFSARERACLAWTEALTTLGAHGVPTEVYERVRGELSEKELSDLSFAIMAINGWNRLNVGFQTVPGSADKAYGLDKAQFS comes from the coding sequence ATGACCCAACGCATCAACGCCTTTGCCCAATCGCCGGACCTGTTCAAGAAGCTGGTCGAATTCACCATGCTGGCCAAGTCCGGCGCCATCGAAAAGTCGATCTTGACCCTGGTCGACATCCGCGCGTCGCAGATCAACGGCTGCGGCTTCTGCCTGGACATGCACGTCAAGGAGGCCAAGATCGCCGGCGAACGCGAACTGCGCCTGCACCACGTCGCCATCTGGCGCGAATCCAATCAGTTCTCGGCGCGCGAACGCGCGTGCCTCGCGTGGACCGAAGCCCTGACCACGCTGGGCGCGCACGGCGTGCCCACCGAGGTGTACGAGCGCGTGCGCGGCGAACTGTCGGAAAAGGAACTGTCGGACCTCAGCTTCGCGATCATGGCCATCAATGGCTGGAACCGCCTGAACGTGGGCTTCCAGACCGTTCCCGGCTCCGCGGACAAGGCCTACGGCCTGGACAAGGCGCAATTCAGCTAA
- a CDS encoding RNA polymerase sigma-70 factor gives MSDSVALFDQHRPRLYAIAYRMLGAVAEAEDVVQEAWLRWHGADRGVIANPEAWLVTATTRLSIDHLRAAKAERDKYVGVWLPEPMLMAAPATPEQIHEQADDVSVAFLFMLERLSPEARAAFLMRDVFDADYEDIAQTLDKTPAAVRQMVRRARQQLRQGAPRDAVPRATLQRLLQAFADAMQRSDFHGLLALLSDDAELIGDGGDKVSAFARLVGGKRLAQLFYAGKRRYRDALDVKVVQVNGQWTLLRFIDGELESVQSYETDGKRLTRVLVQRNPDKLAGIAAALARQ, from the coding sequence ATGTCCGACTCCGTCGCCCTCTTCGACCAGCACCGTCCCCGCCTCTACGCGATCGCCTACCGCATGCTGGGCGCCGTGGCCGAGGCCGAAGACGTGGTGCAGGAGGCGTGGCTGCGCTGGCACGGCGCCGACCGCGGCGTCATCGCCAATCCGGAGGCGTGGCTCGTCACCGCCACCACGCGGCTGTCCATCGACCACCTGCGCGCCGCCAAGGCCGAGCGCGACAAATACGTGGGCGTGTGGCTGCCGGAGCCCATGCTGATGGCCGCCCCCGCCACGCCGGAACAGATCCACGAACAGGCCGACGACGTGTCGGTTGCGTTCCTTTTCATGCTGGAGCGCCTGTCGCCCGAGGCGCGCGCGGCGTTTCTCATGCGCGATGTGTTCGACGCGGACTACGAAGACATCGCGCAGACGCTGGACAAGACCCCGGCCGCCGTCCGCCAGATGGTGCGCCGCGCCCGCCAGCAGTTGCGCCAGGGCGCGCCGCGCGATGCCGTGCCGCGCGCAACGCTGCAGCGGCTGCTGCAGGCATTCGCCGACGCGATGCAGCGCAGCGACTTCCATGGCCTGCTCGCGCTGCTGAGCGATGACGCCGAGCTCATCGGGGACGGCGGCGACAAGGTCTCCGCGTTTGCCCGCCTGGTGGGCGGCAAGCGGCTGGCGCAGCTTTTCTACGCCGGCAAGCGGCGCTATCGCGACGCCCTGGATGTCAAGGTCGTCCAGGTCAACGGCCAATGGACGCTGCTGCGCTTCATCGACGGCGAGCTGGAATCCGTGCAGTCCTACGAAACCGACGGCAAGCGGCTGACCCGGGTGCTGGTGCAACGCAACCCGGACAAGCTCGCCGGCATCGCCGCCGCCCTCGCGCGGCAGTGA
- a CDS encoding LacI family DNA-binding transcriptional regulator: MREVAQAAGVSMITVSRAINTPQQVSPATLDKVTAAIQALGYVPNLMAGSLRLSRSNLVMVLVPSITGSLFGGMLTELTRSLDAKGFQLMVGQSGYDSPREDALLRAIIGRRPDGIVLTGVMHSPQGRQLLKASGIPIVETWDTTDAPIDMLLSLSHEAIGAAVSHYLRDAGKTRQAVLSGDDPRARLRAESLVRAALESGLPEPLVHYLPAPTTHAQGREGLRALQRSGQGIDAVFCSSDLMAAGVLTEAAVQGLDVPRQLAVVGFGDMDIAASMSPAITSVHVDGAAIGAQAAEMIGLRANGQRPAQSVVEIGFRIVARDSA, from the coding sequence GTGCGGGAGGTCGCGCAGGCGGCCGGTGTTTCCATGATCACGGTGTCGCGCGCGATCAACACCCCGCAGCAGGTGTCTCCCGCCACGCTGGACAAAGTCACCGCCGCGATCCAGGCGCTGGGCTACGTGCCCAACCTCATGGCCGGCAGCCTGCGCCTGTCGCGCAGCAACCTGGTGATGGTGCTGGTGCCCTCGATCACCGGCTCGCTCTTTGGCGGCATGCTGACCGAACTGACCCGGTCCCTCGACGCCAAGGGCTTTCAGCTCATGGTCGGCCAGAGCGGCTACGACTCGCCGCGCGAAGACGCGCTGCTGCGCGCCATCATCGGGCGCCGTCCCGACGGCATCGTGCTGACGGGCGTGATGCATTCGCCGCAGGGCCGGCAGTTGCTAAAGGCATCCGGCATCCCCATCGTCGAAACCTGGGACACCACCGACGCGCCGATCGACATGCTGCTGAGCCTGTCGCACGAGGCGATCGGCGCCGCCGTAAGCCATTACCTGCGCGATGCGGGCAAGACCCGGCAGGCCGTGCTGAGCGGCGACGACCCGCGCGCCCGGCTGCGCGCCGAAAGCCTGGTGCGCGCCGCCCTGGAATCCGGCCTGCCCGAACCGCTGGTGCACTACCTGCCCGCGCCCACGACCCACGCGCAGGGCCGCGAAGGGCTGCGCGCCCTGCAGCGTTCGGGACAGGGCATCGACGCGGTGTTCTGCAGCTCGGACCTGATGGCCGCCGGCGTATTGACCGAGGCGGCCGTGCAGGGCCTGGACGTCCCCCGGCAACTGGCCGTGGTCGGCTTCGGCGACATGGACATCGCCGCCTCGATGTCGCCTGCCATCACCTCGGTGCACGTGGACGGCGCCGCCATCGGCGCGCAGGCCGCCGAGATGATCGGCCTGCGCGCCAACGGCCAGCGCCCCGCGCAATCGGTGGTGGAAATCGGCTTTCGCATCGTGGCCCGCGACAGCGCGTAG
- a CDS encoding LysR family transcriptional regulator translates to MNRNDISMQDLHYFVEVAKRGKLSATAAGLGIPVATLSRRLTQLEQTLGYKLLNRTTRSVSLTAIGQRYFDECAAHVQGALSAHEVINASLNHLAGTLRVSVMPGLTTILPAVLKELRATYPQISFEVELGTSDIARNGQQFDLMLRTGDLEDSALIQKHVAQVHWVLVAASSYLDRFGRPTCPEDLGLHERIITGDLPDWTLGEGEGLLNVRGPAHIGTNSSALGVQLATAGLGIAWMPSHLALSQTLRELALEQILPDWKLPPATVYALSDNRVTPARAKVFIDTLQRHLQVN, encoded by the coding sequence ATGAACAGAAACGATATCTCGATGCAGGACCTCCACTACTTCGTCGAAGTCGCCAAGCGCGGGAAGCTGTCCGCCACCGCCGCCGGCCTCGGCATCCCGGTGGCCACCCTGTCCCGCCGCCTTACGCAGCTGGAACAGACGCTCGGGTACAAACTGCTGAACCGCACCACGCGCAGTGTCAGCCTGACGGCGATCGGCCAGCGATACTTCGACGAATGCGCCGCGCACGTCCAAGGCGCCCTGTCCGCGCACGAGGTCATCAACGCCAGCCTGAATCACCTGGCCGGGACGCTGCGCGTGTCGGTCATGCCCGGGCTCACGACGATCCTGCCGGCCGTGCTGAAGGAGCTGCGCGCCACCTATCCGCAGATCTCGTTCGAGGTGGAGTTGGGCACGTCCGACATCGCGCGCAATGGCCAGCAGTTCGACCTCATGCTGCGCACCGGCGACCTCGAGGATTCCGCGCTGATCCAGAAGCACGTGGCCCAGGTCCACTGGGTGCTCGTCGCGGCCAGCAGCTACCTGGACCGCTTCGGGCGCCCGACCTGCCCCGAAGACCTGGGCCTGCACGAGCGCATCATTACGGGAGACCTGCCTGACTGGACGCTGGGCGAAGGCGAGGGCCTGCTCAACGTCCGGGGCCCCGCCCACATCGGCACCAACAGTTCGGCGCTGGGCGTGCAACTGGCCACGGCCGGGCTTGGCATTGCCTGGATGCCGAGCCATCTGGCGTTGTCGCAGACCCTGCGGGAGCTGGCCCTGGAGCAGATCCTGCCGGACTGGAAACTGCCGCCGGCCACCGTCTACGCGCTATCGGACAACCGCGTCACGCCAGCGCGGGCAAAGGTGTTCATCGATACGCTGCAGCGCCATCTGCAGGTGAACTGA
- the gudD gene encoding glucarate dehydratase encodes MTLHASQASRQTPTITDMRVVPVAGQDSMLLNLSGAHAPYFTRNLVILTDSAGNTGVGEVPGGEKIRATLEDARALVAGSSIGNYQHTLNRMRQAFAGLDSAGRGAQTFDLRVAIHAVTAVESALLDLLGQHLGVPVAALLGEGVQRTSVQMLGYLFYVGDSAQTPLPYQKAPDAEGWLRVRHEKAMTPEAIVRLAEAAYDRYGFQDFKLKGGVLRGEEEVQAIRALHERFPEARITLDPNGGWLLKDAVRLCRDLHGVMAYAEDPCGAEGVFSGREVMAEFRRATGLLTATNMVATDWREMAHALSLQSVDIPLADPHFWTLQGSVRVAQTCQAFGLTWGSHSNNHFDVSLAMFTHVGAAAPGKVTAIDTHWIWQDGQHLTRNPLQIRDGYIDLPQTGGLGIELDMDAVDKAHQLYLQHGLGARDDATAMQYLIPGWQFDNKRPCMVR; translated from the coding sequence ATGACTCTCCACGCATCGCAAGCCTCACGCCAGACGCCCACGATTACCGACATGCGGGTCGTGCCCGTCGCCGGCCAGGACTCCATGCTGCTCAATCTGAGCGGCGCCCACGCGCCTTACTTCACGCGCAACCTCGTCATCCTGACCGACAGCGCCGGCAATACCGGCGTGGGCGAAGTCCCCGGCGGCGAGAAGATCCGCGCCACGCTGGAAGACGCGCGCGCGCTCGTCGCGGGCAGCTCCATCGGCAACTACCAGCACACGCTGAACCGCATGCGCCAGGCGTTCGCCGGGCTGGACAGCGCGGGCCGCGGGGCCCAGACCTTCGACCTGCGCGTGGCCATCCATGCCGTGACGGCGGTGGAATCGGCGCTGCTCGATCTGCTGGGCCAGCATCTGGGCGTGCCTGTCGCCGCGCTGCTGGGCGAGGGGGTACAGCGCACGTCCGTGCAGATGCTGGGCTATCTGTTCTACGTGGGCGACTCGGCGCAAACGCCGCTGCCTTACCAGAAGGCCCCCGACGCCGAGGGCTGGCTGCGCGTGCGGCATGAAAAGGCGATGACGCCCGAGGCCATCGTGCGCCTGGCCGAAGCGGCCTATGACCGCTACGGCTTCCAGGATTTCAAGCTCAAGGGCGGCGTGCTGCGCGGCGAAGAAGAGGTCCAGGCCATCCGCGCGCTGCACGAGCGCTTCCCCGAGGCGCGCATCACGCTCGATCCGAACGGCGGCTGGCTGTTGAAGGACGCCGTGCGCCTGTGCCGCGACCTGCATGGCGTGATGGCCTACGCCGAAGACCCCTGCGGCGCCGAAGGCGTGTTCTCCGGCCGCGAGGTCATGGCCGAATTCCGCCGCGCCACCGGCCTGCTCACCGCCACCAACATGGTGGCCACCGACTGGCGCGAGATGGCGCATGCGCTGTCGCTGCAATCGGTCGACATTCCGCTGGCCGACCCGCATTTCTGGACGCTGCAGGGCTCGGTGCGCGTCGCCCAGACCTGCCAGGCATTCGGCCTGACCTGGGGGTCGCACTCCAACAACCATTTCGACGTGTCGCTGGCGATGTTCACGCACGTGGGCGCCGCGGCGCCGGGCAAGGTCACCGCGATCGACACGCACTGGATCTGGCAGGACGGCCAGCACCTGACCCGCAACCCGCTGCAGATCCGCGACGGCTACATCGACCTGCCGCAGACCGGCGGCCTGGGCATCGAACTGGACATGGACGCCGTCGACAAGGCGCACCAGCTTTACCTTCAGCACGGCCTGGGCGCGCGCGACGACGCGACGGCGATGCAGTATCTGATCCCGGGCTGGCAGTTCGACAACAAGCGGCCCTGCATGGTGCGTTGA
- the pdxA gene encoding 4-hydroxythreonine-4-phosphate dehydrogenase PdxA has protein sequence MTQTPTAKLPLLAVTLGDVAGIGPEITAKMLMGHDELRQKARLFVVGDVDVMANAVRNLGGDPAIVRKLDRAADATNTPGTIEVLQAGPSLAHVKLGEISADAGDGSVRFVTTACALARAGEIDGIVTAPLNKAAMHAAGHKWPGHTELLAHEFGVKTFSLVLSAGDLYIFHATTHVSLRQAIEDVNPARMRAVLRLAGSFATALGRGDEPVAVAGLNPHAGENGIFGSEDADILAPAVAEANAAGILAAGPIPADALFPQAVRGKWKFVVACYHDQGHAPFKSVYGDDGVNITVGLPVVRVSVDHGTAFDIAGKGIAREDSLILAAERAAHLAPGWTHVWETARAQTGG, from the coding sequence ATGACACAAACCCCTACCGCGAAGCTGCCCCTGCTGGCCGTGACCTTGGGCGACGTAGCAGGCATCGGGCCGGAAATCACGGCCAAGATGCTCATGGGCCACGACGAACTGCGCCAGAAGGCGCGCCTGTTCGTCGTCGGCGACGTGGACGTCATGGCCAACGCGGTGCGCAACCTGGGCGGCGACCCCGCCATCGTGCGCAAGCTGGACCGCGCGGCCGACGCCACCAACACGCCGGGCACGATCGAAGTGCTGCAGGCCGGCCCCTCGCTGGCCCACGTCAAGCTGGGCGAAATCAGCGCCGACGCCGGCGACGGCTCGGTGCGCTTCGTCACCACGGCCTGCGCCCTGGCGCGCGCCGGCGAGATCGACGGTATCGTCACCGCCCCGCTGAACAAGGCGGCCATGCACGCCGCCGGCCACAAGTGGCCCGGCCACACCGAGCTGCTGGCCCATGAGTTCGGCGTCAAGACCTTCTCGCTGGTGCTGTCCGCCGGCGATCTCTACATCTTCCACGCCACGACGCACGTCTCGCTGCGCCAGGCCATCGAAGACGTGAACCCGGCCCGCATGCGCGCCGTCCTGCGCCTGGCCGGTTCGTTCGCCACGGCCCTGGGACGCGGCGACGAGCCCGTGGCCGTCGCCGGGCTGAACCCGCACGCCGGCGAAAACGGCATCTTCGGCAGCGAAGACGCCGACATCCTGGCGCCCGCCGTGGCGGAAGCCAACGCCGCCGGCATCCTGGCCGCCGGCCCCATCCCGGCCGACGCGCTGTTCCCGCAGGCCGTGCGCGGCAAGTGGAAGTTCGTGGTCGCCTGTTACCACGACCAGGGCCACGCGCCCTTCAAGTCCGTGTACGGCGACGACGGCGTCAACATCACCGTCGGCCTGCCCGTCGTGCGCGTGTCCGTGGACCACGGCACCGCCTTCGACATCGCGGGCAAGGGCATCGCGCGCGAAGACAGCCTCATCCTGGCCGCCGAGCGCGCCGCGCATCTGGCCCCGGGCTGGACGCATGTATGGGAAACTGCGCGGGCACAAACCGGAGGTTGA
- a CDS encoding Ohr family peroxiredoxin encodes MSKLRPPSQTLLEKYRGGDFRPLYTTSVTVRGGEAAHGRASGIAISDDGELVVELRLPVELGGTGGGTNPEQLFAAGYAACFHGALSMLAERSGLSIPEASVTATISFGRDPVDGLFALTADINIHLPGLDKAIAEELVRNTERLCPYSKMAQGGIESVVALTQ; translated from the coding sequence ATGAGCAAACTGCGGCCTCCTTCCCAGACCCTTTTGGAAAAGTACCGGGGCGGCGACTTCCGTCCCCTGTACACCACCAGCGTGACGGTGCGCGGCGGGGAGGCGGCGCACGGCCGCGCCTCGGGCATCGCCATCTCCGACGACGGCGAACTGGTCGTGGAACTGCGCCTGCCCGTCGAACTGGGCGGCACGGGCGGAGGCACCAACCCCGAGCAGCTCTTTGCCGCGGGCTATGCCGCATGCTTCCATGGCGCGCTCAGCATGCTGGCCGAGCGGTCCGGCCTGTCGATTCCCGAGGCGTCGGTCACGGCCACCATCTCGTTCGGGCGCGATCCCGTGGACGGACTCTTCGCGCTGACCGCCGACATCAACATCCACCTGCCGGGACTGGACAAGGCCATTGCCGAGGAACTGGTGCGCAACACCGAACGCCTCTGTCCCTATTCCAAGATGGCGCAGGGCGGCATCGAAAGTGTGGTGGCGCTGACGCAGTAG
- a CDS encoding tripartite tricarboxylate transporter substrate binding protein: protein MTRNARKWIVGLSLMAAAGVAHAWPDKPVTMVVPFPPGGATDSVARALANKLGEQLKQSFVVENKAGATGTIGASQVARAAPDGYTLLVTSLAPLVVAPHLMKGIPYDPAKDFTYLTVAVQTPNVLVVSPQLASKVNSVQDVLALLKSKPGGISFATSGAGSSDHLTAELFWQKTGTKGLHVPYKGGAPAISDLLGNQVDMSFQNVNAVLPHIKAGKLKAIAVTGSKRSPVLPDVPTFAEVNVPGVDVYAWQAVVAPKNLPADVRDKLSAALTTALKDPSLSKPFTDIGLEIVANSPDAFTKFQQQESARWKQVIETGGISVQ, encoded by the coding sequence ATGACTCGCAACGCGCGCAAGTGGATAGTTGGATTGAGCCTGATGGCGGCGGCCGGCGTGGCGCACGCCTGGCCCGACAAGCCCGTCACCATGGTGGTGCCGTTCCCGCCCGGGGGCGCGACCGATTCGGTGGCGCGCGCGCTGGCCAACAAGCTGGGAGAGCAGCTCAAGCAGTCCTTCGTCGTGGAAAACAAGGCTGGCGCCACCGGCACCATCGGCGCCTCGCAGGTGGCCCGCGCCGCGCCGGACGGCTACACGCTGTTGGTCACGTCGCTGGCGCCCCTGGTCGTGGCGCCGCACCTCATGAAAGGCATTCCCTACGATCCGGCCAAGGACTTCACGTACCTCACCGTGGCCGTGCAGACGCCGAACGTGCTGGTGGTCAGCCCGCAGCTCGCCTCCAAGGTCAACAGCGTGCAGGACGTGCTGGCGCTCCTGAAGTCCAAGCCCGGCGGCATCAGCTTCGCCACGTCGGGCGCGGGGTCGTCGGATCATCTGACCGCGGAGCTGTTCTGGCAGAAGACCGGCACCAAGGGCCTGCACGTGCCCTACAAGGGCGGCGCCCCGGCCATCTCCGATCTGCTCGGCAACCAGGTGGACATGTCGTTCCAGAACGTGAACGCCGTGCTGCCGCACATCAAGGCCGGCAAGCTCAAGGCCATCGCGGTCACGGGGTCCAAGCGCTCGCCCGTGCTGCCCGACGTGCCCACGTTTGCCGAGGTCAATGTTCCGGGCGTCGATGTCTACGCGTGGCAGGCGGTCGTGGCGCCGAAGAACCTGCCGGCCGACGTGCGCGACAAGCTGTCCGCCGCGCTCACCACCGCGCTGAAGGACCCGTCGCTCAGCAAGCCCTTTACCGACATCGGCCTGGAAATCGTCGCCAACTCGCCGGACGCATTCACCAAGTTCCAGCAGCAGGAAAGCGCGCGCTGGAAGCAGGTCATCGAGACCGGCGGCATCTCCGTGCAATGA
- a CDS encoding LysR family transcriptional regulator — protein sequence MSTPSPAPADLPSPNGPDSLADSFATSYAGVMAFIAVAAEGNFAKAGDRLGIGRSAVSRSVQKLEDQLGTRLFVRTTRSTSLTPEGQRFYEQCHPGVERIIQALDDMRELREGPPSGQLRVCATVGFGRKIVAPLLKGFCEANPGISVELLLDDGPTDFTTDRVDVSFRNGRMEDSQVIAKKVIPMQMLLCASPAYAARHGLPATVDDIDRHRCVNFKLASGRVYEWEFKVSGHLRKVAPVAMLTFNDADLVLQSVLDGHGIAQMAAYQVCDHLRAGRLVACLPQYAPDDRGHYLCFLSRQHLPVRMRVFIDYMTEQIRAMDLQILDSLLAKPV from the coding sequence ATGTCGACACCCTCCCCCGCCCCCGCGGATCTCCCTTCTCCGAACGGACCGGACTCCCTGGCTGACAGCTTTGCCACCAGCTACGCCGGTGTCATGGCCTTCATTGCCGTCGCCGCCGAAGGCAACTTCGCAAAGGCCGGCGACCGGCTCGGCATCGGCCGCTCGGCCGTCAGCCGCAGCGTGCAGAAGCTGGAAGACCAGCTCGGCACGCGCCTGTTCGTGCGCACGACGCGCAGCACGTCGCTGACGCCCGAGGGCCAGCGCTTCTACGAACAGTGCCATCCCGGCGTCGAGCGCATCATCCAGGCCCTGGACGACATGCGCGAGCTGCGCGAAGGCCCGCCCTCGGGGCAGCTGCGCGTGTGCGCCACCGTGGGCTTCGGCCGCAAGATCGTCGCGCCGCTGCTGAAAGGGTTTTGCGAGGCCAATCCCGGCATCTCGGTCGAGCTGCTGCTGGACGACGGTCCCACCGACTTCACCACGGACCGGGTCGACGTGTCCTTTCGCAACGGACGCATGGAAGACAGCCAGGTGATCGCCAAGAAGGTGATCCCGATGCAGATGCTGCTGTGCGCCTCGCCCGCCTATGCCGCGCGCCACGGGCTGCCGGCCACCGTCGACGACATCGACCGCCATCGCTGCGTGAACTTCAAGCTCGCGTCGGGACGGGTCTACGAATGGGAGTTCAAGGTGTCGGGCCATCTGCGCAAGGTCGCCCCGGTCGCCATGCTGACCTTCAACGACGCTGACCTGGTGCTGCAATCGGTGCTGGACGGCCATGGCATCGCGCAGATGGCCGCCTACCAGGTCTGCGACCACCTGCGCGCCGGCAGGCTGGTCGCCTGCCTGCCGCAATACGCGCCCGACGACCGCGGGCATTACCTGTGCTTCCTGAGCCGCCAGCATTTGCCGGTGCGCATGCGCGTGTTCATCGACTACATGACCGAACAGATCCGCGCGATGGATCTGCAGATTCTGGACAGCCTGCTGGCGAAGCCGGTGTGA
- a CDS encoding GntR family transcriptional regulator, translating to MAPATHDALPDLDRAGDIPLHAQVASRLRGYIRSNKLAAGAVLPSEAALCDRFGVARSVVRQALAALAAEGLIQRESGRPATVAAPQEHRRLVQRSTGLYEQFAQSGVSLQTRVLALGPATPPAEVAEFFGTTRLLMLERLRHVAEAPLAYVRTWLPADAVPGLRAEHLVDASLHGVLTRQFGLRPGAGRNQIRAVAADDKLAALLDTQAGTPLLMLQGQGMDQHGKPLEWFTTWHRAEQLVFDVDVSMGHESVHPRLHDTASESPAPSNGHDAPGHDPQGHDPLARAQALVAELSAELARLRRQS from the coding sequence ATGGCGCCCGCCACGCACGACGCATTGCCCGATCTTGACCGCGCGGGAGACATCCCGCTGCACGCCCAGGTGGCGTCGCGGTTGCGCGGATACATCCGCTCGAACAAGCTCGCCGCAGGCGCCGTGCTGCCCAGCGAGGCCGCGCTGTGCGACCGCTTCGGCGTGGCGCGCAGCGTGGTGCGCCAGGCCCTGGCGGCCCTGGCCGCCGAAGGACTGATCCAACGTGAATCCGGGCGTCCCGCCACCGTGGCGGCCCCCCAGGAACACCGGCGGCTGGTGCAGCGGTCCACCGGCCTCTACGAACAGTTCGCCCAGTCGGGCGTATCGCTGCAGACCCGCGTGCTGGCCCTGGGGCCAGCAACGCCCCCCGCCGAAGTCGCCGAGTTCTTCGGCACCACTCGCCTCCTGATGCTCGAACGCCTGCGCCATGTCGCCGAGGCGCCGCTGGCCTACGTGCGCACCTGGCTTCCCGCCGACGCCGTGCCGGGCCTGCGCGCCGAGCATCTGGTCGATGCCTCCCTGCACGGCGTGCTGACGCGGCAATTCGGCCTGCGCCCCGGCGCCGGCCGCAACCAGATCCGCGCCGTCGCCGCCGACGACAAGCTCGCCGCCCTGCTCGACACGCAGGCGGGCACGCCGCTGCTGATGCTGCAGGGCCAGGGCATGGACCAGCACGGCAAGCCGCTGGAATGGTTCACCACCTGGCACCGCGCCGAACAACTCGTGTTCGACGTGGACGTCAGCATGGGACATGAAAGCGTGCACCCCCGCTTGCACGACACCGCCAGCGAATCGCCGGCGCCGTCCAATGGACACGACGCGCCGGGCCACGATCCACAGGGACACGACCCGCTGGCGCGCGCGCAGGCGCTTGTGGCGGAGCTGTCGGCCGAGCTGGCCCGGTTGCGCCGGCAGTCCTGA
- a CDS encoding SDR family oxidoreductase: MKILVIGGTGLIGSKLVKLLTGRGHEAVAASPATGVNTVTGEGLDAALTGVDVVVDVANSPSFEDQAVLDFFQAAGRNLLAAEKRAGVRHHVALSVVGTRRLAESGYFRGKIVQEDLIEAGAIPYTIVHSTQFFEFLGGIVQSGAQGDDVRLPSAYVQPIASDDVALAMADAALGAPVNGIVEIAGPRKVRLAELAQRYMGKIGDARTVHADAGVRYFGALLDDDTLVPGPGARLGEIDFETWFSRSGTRK, translated from the coding sequence ATGAAAATCCTCGTCATCGGCGGCACGGGCCTGATTGGCTCCAAGCTCGTCAAACTGCTTACCGGGCGCGGCCATGAGGCCGTCGCCGCGTCCCCCGCGACCGGCGTGAACACCGTCACGGGCGAAGGCCTGGATGCCGCGCTGACCGGCGTGGACGTGGTGGTGGACGTCGCCAACTCGCCGTCCTTCGAAGACCAGGCTGTGCTCGATTTCTTCCAGGCCGCCGGCCGCAACCTGCTGGCCGCCGAGAAGCGCGCCGGCGTGCGCCATCACGTCGCGCTGTCGGTGGTGGGCACGCGCCGCCTGGCCGAAAGCGGCTACTTCCGCGGCAAGATCGTGCAGGAAGACCTGATCGAGGCGGGCGCCATTCCGTACACCATCGTCCACAGCACGCAGTTCTTCGAGTTCCTGGGCGGCATCGTGCAGTCGGGCGCGCAGGGCGACGACGTACGGCTGCCGTCCGCGTATGTGCAGCCCATCGCCTCCGACGACGTGGCCCTGGCCATGGCCGACGCGGCGCTGGGCGCGCCGGTGAACGGCATCGTGGAGATCGCCGGTCCGCGGAAGGTGCGCCTGGCCGAACTGGCCCAGCGCTACATGGGTAAAATCGGCGACGCCCGCACCGTGCACGCGGACGCCGGCGTGCGCTATTTCGGCGCGCTGCTGGACGACGATACGCTGGTGCCGGGACCGGGCGCGCGCCTGGGCGAGATCGACTTCGAAACCTGGTTCAGCCGTTCAGGCACAAGAAAGTAG